The Thalassophryne amazonica chromosome 8, fThaAma1.1, whole genome shotgun sequence genome includes a window with the following:
- the polg gene encoding DNA polymerase subunit gamma-1, which produces MLCVLRSPVQRPLISLQWICSLYSTKPHSLQSEVSTETRLNPLNIQMLSRNLHEQVFHGLEPEYREADVERSIKHLQKHQLWGKDTSLLPDVELKLPNMYGKNIDEHYRILAQKQSLPYLEAATKLKQAQLPPMPEKWAWEVGWTRYGPDREAQKVDFPEESALVFDVEVCMLEGQCPTLAVAVSPTNWYSWCSKRLIEERYSWSSQLTLADLIPLETPINSARPPGGQWKERLIVGHNVSFDRAHIKEQYLLKGSKMRFMDTMSLHMAISGLTGFQRSLWMASKLGKRKGLQEVKEHIKKTTQKKEGSKIGSWDWVNISSINNLGDVHALYVGGQPLQKEARETFVKGTMMDVRNNFQELMQYCALDVQATHEVFTEQLPLFMERCPHPVTLAGMLEMGVSYLPVNQNWRRYLEDSEDTYEELQRELKKSLMNLADDACQLLQDDKYKEDPWLWDLEWDVQEFKLKKETKSKKKPSKKEAESQVVTPFPDWDEDVGPPAEEEVEGPCPSRLAVEKLKKMVDRLPKRRQHLPSHPGWYRKLCEKMSEDSNWSPGASLITVQMRVTPKLMGLTWDGFPLHYTDTHGWGYLVPGHRDNVEYSEENTGPVCPHRAIESVYREFCEQKSKEESQSLDSNPSDDLMWTDSTVWTQVEELSCTENQTEENGSKITSITKESNKLQDSDLIPEESCCHHHSGNGPYNDIDIPGCWFFKLPHKDGNQNNVGNPFSKDFLSKMEDGTLRAGRGGTNAAHALEINKMMSFWRNAHKRISSQMVLWLRKGELPRTVTRHKDYDEEEQYGAILPQVITAGTVTRRAVEPTWLTASNARRDRVGSELKAMVQVPPGYHLVGADVDSQELWIAAVLGEAHFAGIHGCTAFGWMTLQGKKSDGTDLHSHTADSVGISREHAKVFNYGRIYGAGQPFAERLLMQFNHRLTQAEAASKAKQMYALTKGIRRYHLSEEGEWLVNEMGVDVQRDEDASVSLQDLRQITRVASQRSRRKTWDVVKKRVWSGGTESDMFNKLESIAQSAHPATPVLGSRISRALEPKTVKDEFMTSRVNWVVQSSAVDYLHLMLVTMKWLFEEYDIDGRFCISIHDEVRYLVCSEDRFRAALALQITNLLTRSMFAHALSMQDLPQSVAFFSAVDIDQCLRKEVTMDCVTPSNPTGVKLRYGLQAGEALDIYQIINITEGSLNKVR; this is translated from the exons atgctgtgtgttTTGCGGAGTCCTGTGCAGAGGCCTCTTATCTCTCTGCAATGGATCTGCTCCCTTTATTCCACCAAACCTCATTCTCTTCAGAGCGAGGTCTCCACGGAGACGCGTCTCAACCCCCTTAACATCCAGATGCTGTCAAGGAATCTGCACGAGCAGGTCTTTCATGGACTGGAGCCAGAGTACAGAGAGGCAGATGTAGAGCGCAGCATTAAGCACCTGCAGAAGCACCAGTTGTGGGGGAAGGACACTTCGCTGTTACCTGATGTGGAGCTGAAGCTTCCCAACATGTATGGTAAAAACATTGATGAACACTACCGAATCTTGGCCCAGAAGCAGAGCCTTCCTTACCTTGAGGCTGCCACCAAGCTGAAGCAAGCCCAGCTGCCCCCCATGCCTGAGAAATGGGCCTGGGAAGTCGGCTGGACACGCTATGGCCCAGACAGGGAAGCTCAGAAGGTTGACTTTCCAGAGGAGTCAGCACTGGTGTTTGATGTGGAAGTGTGCATGCTGGAGGGGCAGTGTCCCACACTGGCTGTTGCAGTGTCTCCCACCAACTG GTACTCTTGGTGCAGTAAGCGTTTGATTGAAGAGAGATACTCATGGTCAAGCCAGTTGACCCTAGCTGACCTCATCCCACTGGAGACACCTATCAACTCTGCCCGGCCCCCAGGGGGTCAGTGGAAGGAAAGGCTCATAGTGGGTCATAATGTCAGCTTTGACCGGGCTCATATTAAAGAGCAATACCTACTAAAG GGTTCTAAGATGCGCTTCATGGACACGATGAGTCTACATATGGCCATCTCTGGACTGACCGGGTTCCAGCGCTCATTGTGGATGGCCAGCAAGCTGGGAAAAAGGAAAGGTCTTCAGGAAGTAAAGGAACACATTAAAAAAACCACACAGAAGAAAGAGGGTTCAaag ATTGGCTCCTGGGACTGGGTGAATATTAGCAGCATTAACAACCTGGGTGATGTCCATGCTCTGTATGTGGGAGGGCAGCCATTACAGAAAGAGGCACGAGAGACATTTGTGAAGGGCACCATGATGGATGTCAGGAACAACTTCCAG GAGTTAATGCAGTACTGCGCTTTAGATGTTCAGGCCACCCATGAAGTATTCACAGAACAGCTACCCCTCTTCATGGAGAG GTGCCCTCATCCAGTGACACTTGCTGGAATGTTGGAGATGGGTGTGAGCTACCTTCCTGTCAATCAGAACTGGAGGCGGTACCTGGAGGATTCAGAAGACACATACGAAGAGCTCCAGAGAGAGCTGAAAAAGTCTCTGATGAATCTCGCAGATGATGCCTGCCAGCTCCTACAGGATGACAA ATATAAAGAGGATCCTTGGCTTTGGGATCTTGAGTGGGATGTGCAGGAGTTCAAActaaagaaagagacaaagagtAAGAAGAAGCCCTCCAAAAAAGAAGCTGAGTCACAAGTTGTTACTCCATTTCCAGACTGGGATGAAG ATGTAGGTCCACCAGCTGAAGAGGAGGTTGAAGGTCCATGCCCCAGCAGGTTGGCTGTggagaagctgaagaaaatggtaGACCGACTTCCCAAGAGAAGGCAACATCTTCCCAGTCATCCAGG GTGGTATCGTAAGTTGTGTGAGAAAATGAGTGAAGACAGCAACTGGTCACCTGGAGCCAGCCTGATCACTGTGCAGATGAGAGTCACTCCAAAGCTGATGGGTCTGACGTGGGATGGTTTCCCCTTGcattacacagacacacacgggtGGGGCTACCTGGTGCCTGGACACAGGGATAATGTGGAATATTCGGAGGAGAATACAGGACCTGTGTGCCCACACAG AGCTATTGAGAGTGTTTACAGAGAGTTTTGTGAGCAGAAGAGTAAGGAGGAGTCTCAGTCTTTGGACAGCAACCCCTCAGATGACCTCATGTGGACAGACAGCACAGTGTGGACACAG GTGGAGGAGTTAAGTTGCACTGAGAATCAGACTGAGGAAAATGGTTCCAAAATAACAAGTATAACAAAAGAATCAAACAAG CTCCAAGATTCAGATTTGATCCCAGAGGAGAGTTGTTGTCACCATCACAGTGGAAACGGACCTTACAATGACATAGATATCCCAGGGTGTTGGTTTTTTAAATTACCTCACAAG GATGGAAATCAGAACAATGTTGGAAATCCGTTTTCAAAGGACTTCCTGTCCAAAATGGAGGATGGCACTTTGAGGGCAGGAAGGGGTGGAACCAATGCTGCACATGCTTTGGAGATCAACAAAATGATGTCTTTCTGGAGGAACGCCCATAAACGTATCAG CTCTCAGATGGTGCTGTGGCTGCGAAAGGGAGAACTTCCTCGCACTGTCACCAG ACACAAAGACTATGATGAAGAGGAGCAGTATGGTGCCATATTACCTCAGGTCATCACTGCTGGAACAGTAACACGAAGGGCAGTGGAGCCAACATGGCTGACCGCTAGTAATGCACGG CGGGATCGAGTGGGCAGTGAGTTGAAGGCCATGGTGCAGGTTCCGCCGGGGTACCACCTGGTAGGAGCCGATGTggactctcaggagttgtggatTGCTGCTGTGCTTGGAGAGGCTCACTTTGCTGGTATTCACG GCTGTACCGCCTTTGGTTGGATGACTCTTCAAGGGAAGAAGAGTGATGGCACCGACCTGCATAGTCATACGGCTGACTCTGTGGGCATCAGCCGAGAGCACGCTAAGGTTTTTAATTACGGACGCATCTACGGTGCAGGGCAGCCGTTCGCTGAAAGGTTGCTGATGCAGTTCAACCATCGCCTCACCCAGGCAGAAGCGGCTAGTAAGGCCAAACAGATGTATGCTTTAACAAAGGGGATAcgcag ATATCATCTGTCAGAAGAAGGCGAGTGGCTGGTCAATGAAATGGGTGTTGATGTGCAGCGAGATGAAGATGCAAGTGTATCTCTGCAGGACTTAAGGCAGATCACCAGAGTAGCCTCACAGAG ATCCCGGCGAAAGACGTGGGATGTGGTCAAAAAACGTGTGTGGTCTGGAGGCACAGAGTCGGACATGTTCAATAAGCTCGAGAGTATCGCTCAATCTGCCCATCCAGCGACCCCTGTTCTAGGCAGCAGAATTAGCAGAGCTCTGGAGCCCAAGACCGTGAAAGACGAG TTTATGACCAGCAGAGTAAACTGGGTGGTCCAGAGCTCAGCTGTGGACTACCTACATCTGATGCTGGTTACCATGAAGTGGCTGTTCGAGGAGTATGACATTGATGGCCGTTTTTGCATCAGCATCCATGATGAGGTGCGCTACCTCGTCTGCAGTGAAGACCGTTTCAGAGCAGCACTCGCACTTCAGATCACCAACCTGCTGACGAG GAGTATGTTCGCCCATGCTTTAAGCATGCAGGACCTTCCCCAGTCGGTAGCTTTCTTCAGTGCAGTTGACATTGATCAGTGTCTAAGGAAAGAAGTCACCATGGACTGCGTGACCCCGTCTAACCCCACAGGTGTCAAACTAAGATACGGCCTCCAAGCAG GTGAAGCTTTGGACATTTACCAGATCATCAACATCACTGAAGGTTCCTTGAATAAAGTAAGATAA